One window from the genome of Labilithrix sp. encodes:
- a CDS encoding serine/threonine protein kinase: MDERGARRLELVKTEAENSPLTSSGVVASKSDAAAVKDFGLTTGQLLDGKYLVGRVIGSGAVGIVFEAKNVELDETVAIKCLRPEMLVDNAMVGRFAREAKAAAAIKSEYVATVHDVGTTPEGMPYMVMEYLDGKDLGSVVEETGTVGPRTAVEYALQVCEALAVAHSKGIVHRDIKPENLLLTERAGGIRIVKVLDFGISKAALSGSIFKNAVPLVKTVNLMGTPLYMSPEQVRVTDSVDVRSDIWSLGMVIYEMLTGQTAFDGQSITEICAAILEAQPRPIEMFRNDLPSGLVEVITKCLQKDANKRFQNIAELAVALMPFGPKRTRLNVERAVAVLQAAGQATANLQVNSTMPPAPSDFLYTPIPRAPGLPTDTSSPPIPPSSVPIAAPSAPASAPQVSSIVAATESAPPPEKKRGFAIVLGVLAVAAIVAGALAATYRASPPPATAAAPVATPETKTSPPAPVTAAAPPATTTTAAAPSAAPVETADATATPAPATAAAPAQPFVGFRPATGTSRPALPRPKPSSAKSAAPASEEPDLGY, translated from the coding sequence ATGGATGAACGCGGTGCACGCCGGCTCGAGCTCGTGAAGACGGAGGCCGAAAACAGTCCCCTCACCAGCAGCGGTGTCGTCGCGTCGAAGTCGGACGCGGCGGCGGTGAAGGACTTCGGGCTCACGACGGGCCAGCTCCTCGACGGCAAGTACCTCGTCGGTCGCGTCATCGGCTCCGGCGCGGTCGGCATCGTCTTCGAGGCGAAGAACGTCGAGCTCGACGAGACGGTGGCGATCAAGTGTCTGCGCCCCGAGATGCTCGTCGACAACGCGATGGTCGGTCGCTTCGCGCGCGAGGCGAAGGCGGCGGCGGCGATCAAGAGCGAGTACGTCGCGACGGTTCATGACGTCGGCACGACGCCCGAGGGCATGCCGTACATGGTCATGGAGTACCTCGACGGCAAGGACCTCGGCTCCGTCGTCGAAGAGACCGGCACGGTCGGTCCGCGCACGGCGGTGGAGTACGCGCTCCAGGTCTGCGAGGCGCTCGCGGTCGCGCACTCGAAGGGCATCGTCCATCGCGACATCAAGCCGGAGAACCTGCTCCTCACCGAGCGCGCGGGCGGCATCCGCATCGTGAAGGTGCTCGACTTCGGGATCTCGAAGGCGGCGCTCAGCGGCTCCATCTTCAAGAACGCGGTCCCGCTCGTGAAGACGGTGAACCTGATGGGGACGCCGCTCTACATGTCCCCGGAGCAAGTGCGCGTGACCGACAGCGTCGACGTGCGCTCCGACATCTGGTCGCTCGGGATGGTCATCTACGAGATGCTCACCGGGCAGACCGCGTTCGACGGCCAGTCGATCACCGAGATCTGCGCGGCGATCCTCGAGGCGCAGCCGCGTCCGATCGAGATGTTCCGCAACGACCTCCCGTCCGGGCTCGTCGAGGTCATCACGAAGTGCCTCCAGAAGGACGCGAACAAGCGCTTCCAGAACATCGCGGAGCTCGCGGTCGCGCTGATGCCCTTCGGTCCGAAGCGCACGCGCCTCAACGTCGAGCGCGCGGTCGCGGTGCTCCAGGCGGCGGGGCAGGCGACCGCGAACCTGCAGGTCAACAGCACGATGCCGCCGGCGCCGTCGGACTTCCTGTACACGCCGATCCCGCGCGCGCCGGGCCTGCCGACCGACACGTCGTCCCCGCCGATCCCGCCGAGCAGCGTCCCGATCGCGGCGCCCTCCGCGCCCGCGTCGGCGCCGCAGGTGTCCTCGATCGTCGCGGCGACGGAGAGCGCGCCGCCGCCGGAGAAGAAGCGCGGGTTCGCGATCGTGCTCGGCGTCCTCGCGGTCGCCGCCATCGTCGCGGGCGCGCTCGCCGCGACGTACCGCGCGTCGCCGCCACCGGCGACCGCCGCCGCTCCGGTCGCGACGCCGGAGACGAAGACCTCGCCGCCGGCGCCGGTGACGGCGGCCGCGCCTCCCGCGACGACGACGACGGCGGCCGCGCCGTCCGCCGCGCCGGTGGAGACCGCCGACGCCACCGCGACGCCGGCGCCCGCGACCGCGGCCGCTCCGGCGCAGCCCTTCGTCGGGTTCCGTCCCGCGACGGGGACGAGCCGTCCGGCCCTTCCGCGCCCGAAGCCGTCGTCCGCGAAGTCCGCCGCGCCCGCTTCGGAAGAGCCGGATCTGGGCTACTGA
- a CDS encoding cytochrome c, which translates to MVLAQVRGKGRGLPRSRLFFGFSLLATACLAACDRPPSVELKEWTPADHDGEKKTGGPAAKQGEKGDAGGTPALVEIAWRNQCATCHGPAGKGDGPQGPMFKAADLSTPAVQDKLKDEDIAAAITNGKGRMPKFDLPPDVVQGLVTRVRSFRAN; encoded by the coding sequence TTGGTTCTCGCGCAGGTCCGCGGTAAAGGACGAGGCCTGCCCCGCTCCCGCCTTTTCTTCGGATTCTCCCTCCTCGCCACGGCCTGCCTCGCCGCTTGCGATCGGCCGCCTTCGGTCGAGCTCAAGGAGTGGACGCCGGCGGATCACGACGGCGAAAAAAAGACCGGCGGCCCCGCCGCGAAGCAGGGGGAGAAGGGCGACGCGGGCGGGACGCCGGCGCTCGTCGAGATCGCGTGGCGGAACCAGTGCGCGACCTGCCACGGCCCCGCCGGCAAGGGCGACGGCCCGCAGGGTCCGATGTTCAAGGCGGCCGACCTCTCGACGCCCGCGGTGCAGGACAAGCTGAAGGACGAGGACATCGCCGCCGCGATCACGAACGGCAAGGGGCGCATGCCGAAGTTCGATCTCCCGCCCGACGTCGTGCAGGGCCTCGTCACGCGCGTCCGCTCGTTCCGCGCGAACTGA
- the panB gene encoding 3-methyl-2-oxobutanoate hydroxymethyltransferase: MYSSGPQKPSPAAKKVTVPDLRARKGGAKIAMVTAYDYTMARLVDEAGADMVLVGDSLGMIVQGLSTTIPVTLEEMAYHSRAVARALTTAHLTGDLPFMSYQVSPAQAVESAGKLMKDGACESVKLEGGQEVAEHVHRIVRAGIPVVGHVGLTPQSVHALGGFKVQGRGEGAEKVLADAIAVEQAGAFAIVLEAVPPDLAERITSLVSVPTIGIGAGAGCDGQVLVCTDLLGLSRGHQPKFAKRFANLGDLAVDAIAAYVADVRSGAFPAAAHSYKPNAVASPSRSPMLRRDLGIEVEDLDSPLPLDHWH, encoded by the coding sequence ATGTACAGCTCGGGTCCGCAGAAGCCGTCACCGGCGGCGAAGAAGGTCACCGTCCCCGATCTCCGCGCGCGCAAGGGCGGCGCGAAGATCGCGATGGTGACGGCCTACGATTATACGATGGCGCGCCTCGTCGACGAGGCCGGCGCCGACATGGTCCTCGTCGGGGACTCCCTCGGCATGATCGTGCAAGGTCTCTCGACGACGATCCCGGTCACGCTCGAGGAGATGGCGTACCACTCTCGCGCCGTCGCGCGCGCGCTGACGACGGCGCACCTCACCGGCGATCTCCCGTTCATGAGCTACCAGGTCTCGCCCGCGCAGGCGGTCGAGAGCGCGGGCAAGCTGATGAAGGACGGGGCGTGCGAGAGCGTGAAGCTCGAGGGCGGCCAGGAGGTCGCCGAGCACGTGCATCGGATCGTGCGCGCGGGGATCCCCGTCGTCGGTCACGTCGGGCTCACGCCGCAGAGCGTGCACGCGCTCGGCGGCTTCAAGGTGCAGGGGAGGGGAGAAGGCGCGGAGAAGGTCCTCGCCGACGCGATCGCGGTCGAGCAGGCCGGCGCGTTCGCGATCGTCCTCGAGGCGGTGCCGCCGGATCTCGCGGAGCGCATCACGTCGCTCGTCTCCGTCCCGACGATCGGCATCGGCGCCGGCGCGGGGTGCGACGGTCAGGTCCTCGTGTGCACCGATCTCCTCGGCCTGTCGCGCGGGCATCAGCCGAAATTCGCCAAGAGGTTCGCGAACCTCGGTGACCTCGCGGTCGACGCGATCGCCGCCTACGTGGCCGACGTCCGAAGCGGCGCGTTCCCCGCCGCCGCCCACAGCTACAAGCCGAACGCCGTCGCTTCGCCGTCGCGGAGCCCGATGCTGCGGCGCGATCTCGGGATCGAGGTCGAGGACCTCGACTCGCCGCTGCCGCTCGACCACTGGCACTAG